In the Helianthus annuus cultivar XRQ/B chromosome 11, HanXRQr2.0-SUNRISE, whole genome shotgun sequence genome, one interval contains:
- the LOC110891352 gene encoding probable DNA double-strand break repair Rad50 ATPase isoform X2, giving the protein MTTQTTSLQTTTTTQRQSSEQLQTLMQAGQISGSLSFNGLMSKEDEEMSRSALSTFKAKEEEIEKKKLEVRERVQAQLGRIEEETRRLATIREELEALTDPMKKEVSVVRKKIDSVNKELKPLGQTCQKKEREYKEALDAFNEKNKEKVQLITRLMELVSESEKMRMKKLEELSKSVETIQ; this is encoded by the exons ATGACTACTCAAACGACGTCGTTACAGACAACAACAACCACACAGAGGCAATCGAGTGAGCAGCTTCAAACGCTTATGCAAGCCGGTCAAATCTCCGGCAGCTTGAGCTTCAACGGGCTGATGAGTAAAGAAGATGAGGAGATGTCTCGGTCTGCGTTGTCTACTTTCAAAGCGAAAGAGGAGGAGATTGAGAAGAAGAAATTGGAGGTTAGGGAACGTGTTCAGGCTCAATTGGGACGGATTGAAGAAGAAACCAGGCGTTTGGCGACCATTCGTGAG GAACTTGAAGCGTTAACCGATCCAATGAAGAAAGAAGTTTCGGTTGTTCGTAAGAAGATCGATTCGGTCAACAAGGAGTTGAAGCCATTGGGTCAAACATGTCAGAAGAAG GAAAGAGAGTACAAGGAAGCACTAGATGCCTTCAATGAAAAGAACAAAGAGAAAGTACAACTTATTACCAGATTGATGGAG CTGGTGAGCGAAAGCGAGAAGATGAGGATGAAGAAGCTGGAGGAACTGAGCAAGAGCGTCGAAACAATACAATAG
- the LOC110891352 gene encoding probable DNA double-strand break repair Rad50 ATPase isoform X1, whose protein sequence is MTTQTTSLQTTTTTQRQSSEQLQTLMQAGQISGSLSFNGLMSKEDEEMSRSALSTFKAKEEEIEKKKLEVRERVQAQLGRIEEETRRLATIREELEALTDPMKKEVSVVRKKIDSVNKELKPLGQTCQKKEREYKEALDAFNEKNKEKVQLITRLMEQLVSESEKMRMKKLEELSKSVETIQ, encoded by the exons ATGACTACTCAAACGACGTCGTTACAGACAACAACAACCACACAGAGGCAATCGAGTGAGCAGCTTCAAACGCTTATGCAAGCCGGTCAAATCTCCGGCAGCTTGAGCTTCAACGGGCTGATGAGTAAAGAAGATGAGGAGATGTCTCGGTCTGCGTTGTCTACTTTCAAAGCGAAAGAGGAGGAGATTGAGAAGAAGAAATTGGAGGTTAGGGAACGTGTTCAGGCTCAATTGGGACGGATTGAAGAAGAAACCAGGCGTTTGGCGACCATTCGTGAG GAACTTGAAGCGTTAACCGATCCAATGAAGAAAGAAGTTTCGGTTGTTCGTAAGAAGATCGATTCGGTCAACAAGGAGTTGAAGCCATTGGGTCAAACATGTCAGAAGAAG GAAAGAGAGTACAAGGAAGCACTAGATGCCTTCAATGAAAAGAACAAAGAGAAAGTACAACTTATTACCAGATTGATGGAG CAGCTGGTGAGCGAAAGCGAGAAGATGAGGATGAAGAAGCTGGAGGAACTGAGCAAGAGCGTCGAAACAATACAATAG